Proteins encoded by one window of Mus musculus strain C57BL/6J chromosome 10, GRCm38.p6 C57BL/6J:
- the Taar7e gene encoding trace amine-associated receptor 7e: MATGDDSFLWDQDSILSRDLFSATSAELCYENLNRSCVRSPYSPGPRLILYAVFGFGAVLAVCGNLLVMTSILHFRQLHSPANFLVASLACADFLVGLTVMPFSTVRSVEGCWYFGEIYCKLHTCFDVSFCSSSIFHLCFISVDRYIAVSDPLIYPTRFTASVSNKCITFSWLLSISYGFSLIYTGASEAGLEDLVSALTCVGGCQLAVNQSWVFINFLLFLIPTLVMITVYSKIFLIAKQQAQNIEKMSKQTARASDSYKDRVAKRERKAAKTLGIAVAAFLLSWLPYFIDSFIDAFLGFITPTYVYEILVWIAYYNSAMNPLIYAFFYPWFRKAIKLTVTGKILRENSSTTNLFPE, translated from the coding sequence ATGGCTACAGGTGATGACAGTTTTCTCTGGGACCAAGACAGCATCCTGAGCAGAGATCTGTTCTCTGCCACATCTGCAGAGCTGTGCTATGAGAACCTGAACAGGTCCTGTGTCAGAAGCCCATACTCCCCAGGCCCTCGCCTCATCCTCTATGCAGTCTTTGGCTTTGGGGCTGTGCTGGCTGTGTGTGGAAACCTCCTGGTGATGACATCAATTCTTCATTTCAGGCAGCTGCACTCTCCTGCCAACTTCCTGGTGGCATCCCTGGCCTGTGCTGACTTCTTGGTGGGTCTGACTGTGATGCCCTTCAGCACAGTGAGGTCTGTGGAGGGCTGCTGGTACTTTGGGGAGATTTACTGTAAATTACACACTTGTTTTGATGTATCTTTCTGTAGTTCTTCTATTTTCCACTTGTGCTTCATCTCTGTTGATAGATATATTGCAGTCAGTGACCCCCTGATCTACCCCACCAGGTTTACTGCATCTGTTTCTAACAAGTGCATCACTttctcctggcttctgtccatcaGCTATGGGTTTTCCCTTATTTACACAGGAGCAAGTGAAGCTGGGCTAGAGGATCTAGTGAGTGCCCTCACCTGTGTGGGTGGCTGTCAACTTGCAGTGAATCAAAGCTGGGTCTTTATCAACTTTCTATTATTTCTTATCCCCACCCTTGTGATGATAACTGTCTACTCTAAGATTTTCCTCATTGCTAAACAGCAGGCTCAGAACATTGAGAAGATGAGCAAGCAGACTGCCAGGGCATCAGACAGCTACAAGGACAGGGTGGccaagagggagaggaaagcagCCAAAACCCTGGGCATCGCAGTGGCTGCCTTCCTCCTTTCATGGCTGCCATACTTCATTGACTCCTTCATTGATGCCTTCCTGGGGTTCATCACGCCCACGTATGTGTATGAAATCCTAGTTTGGATCGCTTACTATAACTCAGCCATGAACCCTTTGatttatgctttcttttatccttggTTTCGAAAAGCCATCAAACTCACTGTTACTGGCAAAATCTTGAGGGAAAATTCCTCAACCACCAACCTGTTTCCTGAGTAG
- the Taar7d gene encoding trace amine-associated receptor 7d, with protein MATGDDSFPWDQDSILSRDLFSATSTELCYENLNRSCVRSPYSPGPRLILYAVFGFGAVLAVCGNLLVMTSILHFRQLHSPANFLVASLACADFLVGVMVMPFSMVRSVEGCWYFGESYCKFHSCFEGSFCYSSLFHLCFISVDRYIAVSDPLTYPTRFTASVSGKCITFSWLLSIIYSFSLLYTGANDAGLEDLVSALTCVGGCQIAVNQTWVFINFLLFLIPTLVMITVYSKIFLIAKQQAQNIEKMSKQTARASESYKDRVTKRERKAAKTLGIAVAAFLLSWLPYFIDSIIDAFLGFITPTYVYEILVWIVYYNSAMNPLIYAFFYSWFRKAIKLIVSGKILRENSSTTNLFPE; from the coding sequence ATGGCTACAGGTGATGACAGTTTTCCCTGGGACCAAGACAGCATCCTGAGCAGAGATCTGTTCTCTGCCACATCTACAGAGCTGTGCTATGAGAACCTGAACAGATCCTGTGTCAGGAGCCCATACTCTCCAGGCCCTCGCCTCATCCTCTATGCAGTCTTTGGCTTTGGGGCTGTGCTGGCTGTGTGTGGAAACCTCCTGGTGATGACATCAATTCTTCATTTCAGGCAGCTGCACTCTCCTGCCAACTTCCTGGTGGCATCCCTGGCCTGTGCTGACTTCTTGGTAGGGGTGATGGTGATGCCTTTTAGCATGGTGAGGTCTGTGGAGGGCTGCTGGTACTTTGGGGAGAGTTACTGTAAATTCCATTCTTGCTTTGAAGGGTCATTCTGCTATTCCTCTCTCTTCCACTTGTGCTTCATCTCTGTTGATAGATACATTGCAGTCAGTGATCCTCTGACCTACCCCACCAGGTTTACTGCATCTGTTTCTGGCAAGTGCATCACCTTCTCCTGGCTCCTGTCCATCATCTACAGCTTTTCCCTCCTTTACACAGGAGCCAATGATGCTGGGCTGGAGGATCTAGTGAGTGCCCTCACCTGTGTGGGTGGGTGTCAAATCGCAgtgaatcaaacctgggtcttcatCAATTTCCTATTATTTCTTATCCCCACCCTTGTGATGATAACTGTCTACTCTAAGATTTTCCTCATTGCTAAACAGCAGGCTCAGAACATTGAGAAGATGAGCAAGCAGACTGCCAGAGCATCAGAAAGCTACAAGGACAGGGTGaccaagagggaaaggaaagcagCCAAAACCCTGGGCATCGCAGTGGCTGCCTTCCTCCTTTCATGGCTGCCATACTTCATTGACTCCATCATTGATGCCTTCCTTGGGTTCATCACGCCCACGTATGTGTATGAAATCCTAGTTTGGATCGTTTACTATAACTCAGCCATGAACCCTTTGatttatgctttcttttattcttggtTTCGAAAAGCCATCAAACTCATTGTCTCTGGCAAAATCTTGAGGGAGAATTCCTCAACCACCAACCTGTTTCCTGAATAG